From a single Candidatus Izimaplasma bacterium HR1 genomic region:
- the uvrA gene encoding UvrABC system protein A, whose amino-acid sequence MLNEIIIKGAKENNLKNIDIQIPKNKLVIMTGLSGSGKSSLAFDTIYKEGQRRYVESLSAYARQFLGNMEKPDVESIEGLSPAISIDQKTTSKNPRSTVGTVTEIYDYLRLLYARIGKPICPNHGIEISGQSIEEMTYKVLEVSEGRVIILAPIAKERKGTHQKTLEQLQKDGFVRVRINGEIYDLDDDINLEKNKRHTIEAVIDRLRIKEGIRSRLYDSLETAARIGEGKVIVLIDNEEHIFSEHYACPQCDFSIGDLQPRLFSFNAPYGACSECNGLGHKRKIDPELLIPNRNISILSGAIKGWENTDTYFFKMIKQVAKFYGFSLKVPVKDMDPKHLHIVLYGTKEKIDFKFGGKKSDAYLYEKSSKYEGIIRNLERRYMETKSRFMREWIEGYMNEITCPVCHGKKLNEKALSVKVGGIDIIDLTDMSVKETIHFFENIKLNKTDQKISEMVLKEVIERLSFLNNVGLNYLTLSRQAATLSGGESQRIRLATQIGSQLTGVLYVLDEPSIGLHQRDNHKLISTLKKMRDLGNTLIVVEHDEETMFEADQIIDIGPGAGLFGGEVTFQGTIEEILKDENSITGKYLSGKLKIDVPKIRRTHDNGYISIKGARQNNLKNIDVELPKGVLNVITGVSGSGKSSLINECLYKGLANKIYRKKQQEGEFDDLKGVEDFEKIINIDQSPIGRTPRSNPATYTGVFDNIRDIFAMTNEAKIRGYKKGRFSFNVKGGRCETCNGDGLIKIEMHFLPDVYVPCEVCRGKRYNSETLEVKYKGKNISDVLEMTIEESVVFFKNIPKAFNKLKTLNDVGLGYLKLGQPATTLSGGEAQRVKLAKELHKRISSNTLYILDEPTTGLHSDDVKRLLKVIQHIVDLGATVVIIEHNLDVIKVADHIIDLGPEGGDMGGTVIATGTPEDIASNKASFTGEYLQKVLG is encoded by the coding sequence ATGCTTAATGAAATAATTATTAAAGGCGCAAAAGAAAATAATCTAAAGAATATCGACATACAAATACCAAAAAATAAACTTGTTATTATGACAGGGTTAAGTGGTAGTGGTAAGTCTTCTTTGGCGTTTGATACAATATATAAAGAGGGGCAAAGAAGATATGTAGAAAGCTTAAGTGCTTATGCAAGACAGTTCTTAGGGAATATGGAGAAACCTGATGTTGAGAGTATTGAAGGATTATCTCCTGCAATTAGTATTGATCAAAAAACAACATCCAAGAATCCACGTTCTACAGTTGGAACAGTAACGGAGATATATGATTATTTACGTTTACTATATGCACGTATAGGAAAACCTATTTGCCCTAATCATGGAATAGAGATTTCAGGACAATCAATTGAAGAAATGACATATAAAGTACTGGAAGTTTCTGAAGGTAGAGTTATAATTTTAGCACCTATTGCGAAAGAGAGAAAAGGAACTCACCAAAAAACCTTAGAACAACTTCAAAAAGATGGTTTTGTCCGTGTTAGAATAAACGGTGAAATCTACGATTTGGATGATGATATCAACTTAGAAAAAAACAAACGACATACTATTGAGGCTGTAATCGATAGATTGCGAATCAAAGAAGGAATAAGAAGTCGTTTATATGATAGTTTAGAAACAGCTGCTCGAATAGGAGAAGGTAAAGTAATTGTATTAATCGATAATGAGGAGCATATTTTTAGTGAGCACTATGCTTGTCCCCAATGTGATTTTAGCATTGGTGATTTACAACCTAGATTATTCTCATTTAACGCACCATACGGTGCTTGTAGCGAATGTAATGGTTTAGGACATAAACGAAAAATCGATCCAGAATTACTGATTCCAAATCGAAATATTTCTATTTTAAGTGGAGCAATAAAAGGTTGGGAAAATACCGATACTTACTTCTTTAAAATGATTAAGCAAGTAGCTAAGTTTTATGGGTTCTCTTTAAAAGTACCTGTTAAAGATATGGATCCTAAACACTTGCACATCGTTTTATATGGAACTAAGGAGAAGATAGATTTCAAATTTGGTGGTAAAAAATCAGATGCCTACCTATATGAAAAGTCATCCAAATATGAAGGAATCATTAGAAACTTGGAACGTCGCTACATGGAGACAAAGTCACGTTTTATGCGTGAATGGATTGAAGGATATATGAATGAAATAACTTGTCCTGTATGTCACGGGAAAAAGTTAAACGAAAAAGCATTAAGTGTTAAAGTCGGTGGGATAGATATTATCGATTTAACTGACATGAGTGTTAAAGAGACTATTCATTTCTTTGAGAATATTAAATTAAATAAAACAGATCAAAAGATTAGTGAAATGGTTCTAAAAGAGGTTATTGAGAGATTAAGCTTTTTAAATAATGTTGGGTTAAACTACTTAACATTATCAAGACAGGCTGCTACTTTAAGTGGTGGTGAAAGCCAGAGAATCAGATTGGCTACACAAATTGGTTCACAATTAACTGGAGTTTTATATGTCCTTGATGAACCAAGTATTGGACTTCATCAAAGAGATAATCATAAGTTGATTAGTACACTTAAAAAAATGCGCGATTTAGGTAATACTTTAATCGTCGTAGAACATGATGAGGAAACTATGTTTGAAGCAGATCAAATTATCGATATTGGACCAGGGGCAGGTTTGTTTGGTGGGGAAGTAACATTCCAAGGAACTATCGAAGAAATCTTAAAAGATGAAAACTCAATTACGGGGAAATACTTATCAGGTAAATTAAAAATTGACGTACCTAAAATAAGAAGGACTCATGATAATGGTTATATTTCAATAAAAGGAGCTCGTCAAAATAATTTAAAAAACATTGATGTCGAACTACCAAAAGGTGTTTTAAATGTAATCACAGGTGTTAGTGGTAGTGGTAAATCCAGTTTAATTAATGAATGTTTATATAAAGGTTTAGCTAATAAGATTTATCGTAAGAAGCAACAAGAAGGGGAATTTGACGATTTAAAAGGTGTTGAAGATTTTGAAAAAATCATCAACATAGATCAATCTCCAATCGGGAGAACTCCTCGTAGTAATCCAGCAACATACACAGGTGTTTTCGATAACATCAGGGATATCTTTGCAATGACTAATGAAGCTAAAATACGTGGATATAAAAAAGGTAGATTTAGTTTCAATGTTAAAGGCGGAAGATGTGAAACATGTAATGGAGATGGATTAATCAAGATTGAAATGCACTTCTTACCAGATGTCTATGTCCCTTGTGAAGTATGCAGAGGAAAAAGATATAATAGTGAAACATTAGAAGTTAAATATAAAGGTAAAAACATTAGTGACGTATTAGAAATGACAATTGAGGAATCAGTGGTCTTCTTTAAAAATATTCCTAAAGCTTTTAACAAACTCAAAACTCTAAATGATGTAGGATTGGGATACCTTAAATTAGGACAACCGGCAACTACATTAAGTGGTGGAGAAGCACAACGTGTTAAATTAGCAAAAGAATTACATAAGAGAATTTCATCAAATACACTGTACATTTTAGATGAACCAACAACAGGATTACACAGTGACGACGTAAAGAGATTATTAAAAGTAATTCAACATATAGTTGATTTAGGTGCGACAGTTGTTATAATTGAACATAACTTAGATGTTATCAAAGTTGCTGATCATATTATCGATTTAGGACCTGAAGGTGGAGATATGGGAGGAACTGTTATAGCAACAGGTACTCCAGAAGATATAGCTAGCAATAAAGCTAGTTTTACAGGAGAATACTTACAGAAAGTATTGGGGTGA
- the hprK gene encoding HPr kinase/phosphorylase gives MSLLVKQVVEDYNIKLVSGEGGLSNKVLKAQVSRPGLELAGLFDFYEFDRVQVLGSKEVAFFGWLNKEDQEIRVDMLFKKSPPCFIFSRNAQIPEIFVRKGNEYNIPILKCQKKTSSLLSSLYQYLSSKIAERKSLHGTLVDVSGVGVLIRGKSGLGKSEVALELVRRGHQLVADDRVDVYQREIGVVVGEAPPILRKYLEIRGIGIVNVVKLFGAKAFKENKKIMLVVDLEQWDETSSYDRLGLENHTIKFFDTDVAHIVMPISEGRNTASLVEVAAVNARLKYMGENAALEFTTALDEELKRKNKLEE, from the coding sequence ATGTCATTATTAGTAAAACAAGTAGTAGAAGATTATAATATCAAGTTGGTAAGTGGAGAAGGTGGGCTTTCAAATAAAGTTTTAAAAGCTCAAGTATCTAGACCAGGACTTGAATTAGCAGGTTTATTTGATTTCTATGAATTTGATCGTGTTCAAGTTCTTGGAAGCAAAGAAGTTGCCTTTTTTGGATGGTTAAACAAAGAAGACCAAGAAATAAGAGTGGATATGTTATTTAAGAAGAGTCCACCTTGTTTTATATTCTCAAGAAATGCACAAATTCCAGAAATATTTGTAAGAAAAGGTAACGAATATAATATTCCAATTCTTAAATGTCAAAAGAAAACTTCATCTTTACTAAGTAGCCTATACCAATACTTAAGTAGTAAAATCGCTGAAAGAAAAAGTCTCCATGGGACATTAGTTGATGTTAGTGGGGTTGGGGTTTTAATTAGAGGTAAAAGTGGCTTAGGTAAAAGTGAAGTAGCTTTAGAATTAGTAAGAAGAGGACACCAATTAGTAGCTGATGATCGAGTTGATGTATATCAACGTGAAATTGGAGTAGTAGTTGGAGAAGCGCCACCAATCTTAAGGAAATATCTTGAAATAAGAGGTATTGGGATTGTTAATGTCGTAAAATTATTTGGTGCAAAAGCATTCAAGGAAAACAAAAAGATTATGTTAGTTGTTGATTTAGAACAATGGGATGAAACTTCTAGTTACGACCGTTTAGGGTTAGAAAATCACACAATTAAATTCTTCGATACTGATGTTGCTCATATTGTTATGCCAATTAGTGAAGGTAGAAATACCGCTTCTTTAGTTGAAGTAGCTGCTGTTAACGCAAGATTAAAGTATATGGGTGAGAATGCTGCTCTAGAATTTACAACTGCTTTGGATGAAGAATTGAAAAGAAAAAATAAATTAGAAGAATAG
- the lgt_1 gene encoding Prolipoprotein diacylglyceryl transferase translates to MLTLIVDHVFDPIPNIFLDLGFITWYKYSVMIMSGIIIAAVLGLFEGKKLGINKDVLLDGLLIIVPLSIVGTRLWYVVFEWDKYAWDIMKIINITDGGLAIHGGFITAFVSAYFFTKWKKVSIFGAFDLMAPGFLIAQAMGRWGNFFNQEAHGGVIGGSGSTWDAQRAFLTDKLHLPDFITNNMFLYGNEGLNYYHPTFLYESLWNVAGFILMLVLRRTKKIRQGDLLAFYLIWYSAGRYFIEAMRTDSLYILNTGIRTAQLISILMIIGGIVLAVLLRTVIKQKKYHVALEQNKVINDFEDKMNEYKNSSVNEETDVEITTKFLILKEVIDKQKDDEWLQGEHPEITEFEDELNKYKELSLEEEK, encoded by the coding sequence ATGTTAACTCTTATTGTAGATCATGTGTTTGATCCAATCCCTAATATCTTTTTAGATTTAGGATTTATTACTTGGTATAAATATAGTGTCATGATAATGTCAGGTATTATTATTGCTGCTGTGTTAGGTTTATTTGAAGGAAAAAAATTAGGAATCAATAAAGATGTACTTCTTGATGGATTGTTAATCATCGTACCATTAAGTATTGTCGGTACTAGATTATGGTATGTTGTCTTTGAGTGGGATAAATACGCTTGGGATATTATGAAAATTATTAATATCACTGATGGTGGTTTAGCTATTCATGGTGGATTTATAACTGCTTTTGTTAGTGCTTATTTCTTTACTAAATGGAAAAAAGTAAGTATCTTTGGTGCATTTGATTTAATGGCACCTGGATTCTTAATTGCTCAAGCAATGGGACGCTGGGGGAACTTCTTTAATCAAGAAGCTCACGGTGGTGTAATAGGTGGAAGTGGCTCAACATGGGATGCGCAACGTGCATTCCTAACTGATAAACTACATTTACCAGATTTTATTACAAACAATATGTTTTTATATGGTAATGAAGGTTTAAATTACTATCATCCAACATTCCTATATGAATCATTATGGAATGTCGCTGGATTTATTCTAATGCTGGTTTTAAGAAGAACTAAAAAAATTAGACAAGGTGATTTATTAGCTTTCTATCTAATATGGTATAGTGCGGGTAGATACTTCATCGAAGCTATGAGAACAGATAGTTTATACATTTTGAATACTGGAATTAGAACTGCGCAGTTAATAAGTATACTAATGATTATAGGTGGAATAGTTCTTGCAGTATTATTACGAACAGTAATTAAGCAAAAGAAATATCATGTTGCTTTGGAACAAAACAAGGTTATAAATGATTTTGAAGATAAAATGAATGAATATAAAAATTCTAGTGTTAATGAAGAAACAGATGTAGAAATCACTACTAAATTCTTAATTTTAAAAGAAGTAATAGATAAACAAAAAGATGATGAGTGGTTACAAGGAGAACATCCTGAAATAACCGAATTTGAGGATGAATTGAATAAATATAAAGAATTATCATTAGAAGAAGAAAAATAA
- the trxB gene encoding Thioredoxin reductase → MEKYDVIIIGAGPGGMTAAIYTQRSNLKTMMLEKAAPGGKMMTTFEIENYTGFGKIGGFELSEKMFNHTQELGVEYRYGDVTNIIDKGTLKEVHTQTGDVFEAGAVIIGSGTIPRSTKAAGESKLTGRGVSWCAICDGAFFKEMDIAVIGGGNSAIEEAIFLTKTVKHITVINLLPSLQADAKAVEQAKATGKMDFMLGYEVVSFNGDNQLTSITLRNVETKEESDLTVEGAFVFIGQIPEVSFAKDLNITNKWGYIEVNEKMETRVPGIYAIGDVINKELRQIITAASDGSIAAVEVARYLEKSNKI, encoded by the coding sequence ATGGAAAAATATGATGTAATAATTATTGGTGCTGGACCTGGTGGGATGACAGCAGCTATATATACACAAAGATCAAACTTAAAAACTATGATGTTAGAAAAAGCCGCTCCTGGTGGTAAAATGATGACTACTTTCGAAATTGAAAACTATACTGGTTTTGGTAAAATTGGTGGATTTGAATTAAGTGAAAAGATGTTTAATCATACCCAAGAACTTGGTGTAGAGTACCGTTATGGCGACGTTACTAACATTATTGATAAAGGAACACTTAAGGAAGTTCATACTCAAACAGGTGATGTTTTTGAAGCTGGAGCTGTAATTATTGGGAGCGGAACAATTCCAAGAAGTACAAAAGCTGCTGGTGAATCAAAATTAACTGGACGAGGAGTAAGCTGGTGTGCGATTTGTGATGGAGCATTCTTTAAAGAAATGGATATCGCAGTAATTGGTGGCGGTAATAGTGCTATTGAGGAAGCAATCTTTTTAACCAAAACCGTTAAACACATTACAGTAATTAACCTTTTGCCATCATTACAGGCTGATGCTAAAGCGGTAGAACAAGCTAAAGCAACTGGAAAAATGGACTTTATGTTAGGATATGAAGTAGTTTCATTTAATGGTGATAATCAATTAACTAGCATTACATTAAGAAATGTTGAAACTAAAGAAGAATCGGATCTTACAGTAGAAGGAGCTTTTGTTTTTATCGGACAAATACCTGAAGTATCATTTGCTAAAGATCTTAACATTACTAATAAATGGGGTTATATTGAAGTAAATGAAAAAATGGAAACTAGAGTTCCTGGTATATATGCTATAGGTGATGTAATCAATAAAGAATTGCGACAAATCATTACAGCTGCTTCTGATGGAAGTATTGCTGCTGTTGAAGTCGCAAGATACTTAGAAAAATCAAATAAAATTTAA
- the whiA gene encoding Sporulation transcription regulator WhiA, producing MSFAFDTKSELINVKADDCCKLAELSALLTINGNVTISSEGLSVQFHTTNLGIARKVIKNVKDLYHVDVEIRSKKQMKLQKHDMYIIIIKNKASMIINELALMSPSENILSEPLLIKECCKRSYLRGAFLAAGSINSPKSSSYHLEIHSNREQDAINITETLNFFNLNAKTLKRKKGYISYIKESEKIADFLRVAGAISSLFIYEDERIKRDFVNSITRVMNMDIANQNKTLAAANNQLRSISVLENMTDLAKLPKSIKEAIELRKQYPESSLNELSDHSYDLFNKTISKSALNHRFRNINDLAEKIMSNLNE from the coding sequence ATGAGTTTTGCATTTGACACAAAAAGTGAATTAATAAACGTTAAAGCGGATGATTGCTGCAAACTAGCAGAGTTATCGGCTCTTTTAACTATTAATGGAAATGTAACAATATCTAGTGAAGGATTAAGTGTTCAATTTCACACTACTAATTTAGGAATAGCTAGAAAAGTTATTAAGAATGTAAAGGATTTATATCATGTTGATGTTGAAATTAGAAGTAAGAAACAAATGAAACTTCAAAAACATGATATGTATATTATAATTATAAAGAATAAGGCTTCAATGATTATAAACGAGTTAGCTTTGATGAGCCCTAGTGAAAACATCTTGTCAGAACCGCTATTAATTAAAGAATGTTGTAAAAGATCTTATCTCCGTGGAGCATTTTTAGCTGCTGGTTCAATAAATTCACCAAAATCTAGTAGTTATCATTTAGAAATACATTCCAACAGAGAACAAGACGCAATAAATATAACTGAGACTCTGAATTTCTTTAATTTGAATGCTAAGACATTGAAAAGAAAGAAAGGATACATTTCTTATATTAAGGAATCTGAGAAAATCGCTGATTTTTTAAGAGTAGCTGGAGCTATTAGCTCACTATTTATTTATGAGGATGAAAGAATTAAAAGGGATTTTGTTAACTCAATAACAAGAGTTATGAATATGGATATCGCCAATCAAAACAAAACACTTGCTGCTGCTAATAATCAATTAAGAAGTATTAGTGTTTTAGAAAATATGACAGATTTAGCTAAACTACCTAAAAGTATAAAAGAAGCAATTGAGCTTCGTAAACAGTATCCTGAGTCATCATTAAATGAACTATCAGACCACAGTTATGATCTTTTCAACAAAACAATATCTAAATCAGCTTTAAACCATCGCTTTAGGAACATCAATGACCTTGCAGAAAAGATTATGAGTAACTTAAATGAGTAA
- the acpS gene encoding Holo-[acyl-carrier-protein] synthase, whose protein sequence is MSKHIGIDIVEFEEIKERLTDRFVDRILSEQELNKYHQIKNTGRKISYLAGRFAAKEAYTKVYKKFDEPLNFKDVIILNDEFGAPYIVSKYRPEDHVSVSISHSRNYAVAICIKE, encoded by the coding sequence ATGAGTAAGCACATAGGGATAGATATTGTTGAATTCGAAGAGATAAAAGAAAGACTTACTGATAGATTTGTAGATAGAATACTAAGTGAACAAGAACTAAACAAGTACCATCAAATAAAAAATACAGGTCGTAAAATTTCTTACTTAGCTGGTAGATTTGCGGCAAAAGAAGCTTATACAAAAGTGTATAAGAAATTTGATGAACCATTAAACTTTAAAGATGTAATTATATTGAATGATGAATTTGGGGCACCTTATATAGTTTCTAAGTATCGCCCAGAAGATCATGTAAGTGTGAGTATTTCACATTCAAGAAATTATGCCGTAGCTATCTGCATAAAAGAATAA
- a CDS encoding Thioredoxin, producing the protein MHTITRTNKKYKYVALALFALLIFTLSGCVNSDDLDYDDFNVYHLSSWEHALDRDEEQYLLYYYGVNCSHCTDLKPDILGFADSNNAELVVYFIESGNVSLDNYNAFPVYDPITGLAIPGTPTIMVIKNGKVVAMEVGPTIIKDLLKQIEEGSYGLID; encoded by the coding sequence ATGCATACTATTACAAGAACGAATAAAAAATATAAATACGTGGCATTGGCCTTATTTGCGCTATTGATATTTACTCTTTCGGGATGTGTGAATTCAGACGATTTAGATTATGATGATTTTAATGTATATCACTTATCATCATGGGAACACGCATTAGATCGAGATGAAGAGCAGTATTTATTATATTACTATGGTGTGAATTGTAGTCATTGCACTGATTTAAAACCTGATATTTTAGGATTTGCAGACTCAAACAATGCTGAATTAGTAGTGTATTTTATAGAATCAGGTAATGTATCTTTAGATAACTATAATGCATTTCCAGTTTATGATCCTATTACAGGATTAGCAATACCAGGAACACCAACGATTATGGTAATAAAGAATGGTAAAGTTGTTGCTATGGAAGTTGGACCTACAATTATTAAAGATTTATTAAAACAAATAGAAGAGGGATCATACGGACTTATTGATTAA
- the rpsA_1 gene encoding 30S ribosomal protein S1, with product MEINEKLVSEITRKLNIGKKQVETVLLLLDEGNTVPFIARYRKEQTGALDEEQIRDINKEYEYKLNLLKRKEDVIRLIDEKGLLTEELRADILKAEKLVDVEDYYRPFKEKKKTKATIAVKQGLKPLADYIQTFPLEGSLESRAEEFITEEVETIELAIEGALYIIAEEISDSSEYRKWVRNYTYVNGLIQSKIKKNAKDEMSTYEMYYDYEDHLNKVKLYRALALNRAEKEKVLTVKIVVESEKIHQYLERQVVKNQRSIVVPYVKDAVKDAYKRLIAPSIERELRSELTEKADNNAIHIFSENLRSLLLQPPMKGKMVLGVDPAYRTGCKLAVVDKLGTMTEIDVIYPHQKFPGEKIPAERRNTAGRKVAALIKKYDIDIVAIGNGTASRETEQFIINVIKFVEKEINKDVFYVIVSEAGASVYSASELAKKEFPDLHVEERSAVSIARRLQDPLSELVKIDPKSIGVGQYQHDVSQKNLSNSLDFVVETAVNQVGVNVNTASVQLLQYVAGLNKTIATNIVKYRETKNAFKNRDEIKKVPRLGDKAFEQSIGFLRVLNSSNPFDKTGIHPESYPIADQLMKELKLTPDEIGNPILRLKFRDISIKQLASKLGAGVNTVEDIMDVFVAPLRDPRDDVEAPILRSDILKLDDLKPGMELRGTVRNVVDFGAFVDCGVKDDGLVHISQLTKEYVKHPLDVVSVGEIVTVWVKDIDLKRHRLQLTMIKGNAPYTS from the coding sequence ATGGAAATTAATGAAAAATTAGTAAGTGAGATAACTAGGAAGCTTAATATTGGTAAGAAACAGGTAGAAACCGTGCTGCTTTTATTAGACGAGGGAAATACCGTACCATTTATTGCTCGTTATCGTAAAGAACAAACCGGAGCTCTTGATGAAGAGCAAATCCGTGACATTAACAAGGAATACGAGTATAAACTTAATTTATTAAAGCGTAAAGAAGATGTTATCCGTTTAATTGATGAAAAAGGACTATTAACTGAAGAATTAAGAGCTGACATATTGAAAGCTGAGAAGTTAGTAGATGTAGAAGACTACTATCGTCCATTTAAAGAAAAAAAGAAAACTAAAGCAACGATTGCAGTCAAACAAGGATTAAAACCACTTGCTGATTACATTCAAACATTCCCTTTAGAGGGTTCTTTAGAATCGAGAGCTGAAGAATTTATAACTGAAGAAGTTGAAACTATAGAGTTAGCAATAGAAGGAGCTTTATATATCATCGCTGAGGAAATAAGTGATTCAAGTGAATATCGTAAATGGGTAAGAAACTATACATACGTAAACGGATTAATTCAATCTAAAATCAAGAAGAACGCAAAAGATGAGATGAGTACATATGAAATGTACTACGATTATGAAGATCATCTAAATAAAGTTAAGTTGTATCGTGCTTTAGCTCTTAATCGAGCTGAAAAAGAAAAAGTTTTAACCGTAAAAATCGTAGTTGAATCTGAAAAGATTCATCAATATTTAGAACGCCAAGTTGTCAAGAATCAAAGATCTATTGTTGTCCCTTATGTAAAAGATGCTGTTAAAGATGCTTATAAAAGATTAATTGCACCGTCAATTGAAAGAGAATTAAGAAGTGAATTAACTGAAAAAGCAGATAATAACGCAATTCATATCTTTAGTGAAAACTTAAGATCTTTATTATTACAACCTCCGATGAAAGGGAAAATGGTTTTAGGTGTTGATCCTGCATATCGTACAGGTTGTAAACTAGCTGTAGTTGATAAACTGGGTACAATGACAGAAATCGATGTTATTTATCCACATCAAAAGTTCCCTGGAGAAAAAATACCAGCTGAAAGAAGAAATACAGCAGGTCGTAAAGTAGCAGCTTTAATTAAGAAATATGATATCGACATTGTTGCTATTGGTAATGGTACAGCTTCTAGAGAAACTGAACAATTTATTATCAATGTCATCAAATTTGTTGAAAAAGAAATCAATAAAGACGTCTTCTATGTAATAGTTAGTGAAGCTGGAGCTTCAGTATATAGTGCTAGTGAATTAGCGAAAAAAGAGTTTCCTGATTTACATGTAGAAGAAAGAAGTGCCGTAAGTATAGCTCGTAGATTACAAGATCCATTAAGTGAACTTGTTAAAATAGATCCGAAAAGTATTGGTGTAGGACAATATCAACATGATGTTTCACAAAAGAACTTAAGTAACTCTTTAGACTTTGTTGTTGAAACTGCAGTAAATCAAGTTGGTGTTAATGTAAATACTGCTAGTGTGCAGTTACTACAATATGTTGCAGGATTAAATAAAACTATCGCAACAAACATTGTTAAATATCGTGAAACTAAAAATGCATTTAAAAACCGTGATGAAATTAAAAAGGTTCCTCGCTTAGGTGATAAAGCTTTTGAGCAATCAATAGGATTCTTGAGAGTTTTAAATAGTTCTAATCCATTTGATAAAACAGGTATTCACCCTGAAAGTTATCCAATTGCTGATCAACTAATGAAGGAATTGAAACTAACTCCAGATGAAATTGGAAATCCAATTTTACGACTTAAATTTAGAGACATAAGCATTAAGCAATTGGCAAGTAAATTAGGTGCAGGTGTCAACACTGTAGAAGATATTATGGATGTCTTTGTTGCACCATTACGAGATCCTCGTGATGATGTTGAGGCACCTATCTTAAGAAGTGACATATTGAAACTAGATGATTTAAAGCCAGGTATGGAATTAAGAGGTACAGTACGTAATGTAGTAGATTTCGGTGCCTTTGTCGACTGTGGAGTTAAAGACGATGGTTTAGTACATATTTCCCAATTAACTAAAGAATATGTTAAACATCCTTTAGATGTAGTAAGTGTCGGAGAAATAGTTACTGTTTGGGTAAAAGATATTGATTTAAAACGTCATCGATTACAACTAACAATGATTAAAGGAAACGCTCCTTACACAAGTTAA
- a CDS encoding helix-turn-helix protein, giving the protein MITKSVTNNIKQMRFNTKNMSQQELANLVGCTRQTIISLEKNKYSPSYLLVVKVAKVFGVTPKEVIRITLESEQSRRV; this is encoded by the coding sequence ATGATAACTAAATCAGTTACTAATAACATAAAGCAAATGAGGTTTAATACAAAAAATATGTCACAGCAAGAGTTAGCCAACTTAGTTGGCTGTACAAGACAAACAATTATCTCACTTGAAAAGAATAAGTACTCACCTTCATATTTGCTAGTTGTAAAAGTAGCGAAAGTTTTCGGAGTAACTCCTAAAGAAGTAATTAGAATTACACTAGAAAGTGAACAATCTAGGAGGGTTTAG
- the arsC2 gene encoding Arsenate-mycothiol transferase ArsC2, giving the protein MKKVIAFVCVHNSCRSIMAEGWAKILGKDELEVYSAGTEEYDSPKAMALEVMNDAGIDMSYASSKLLSEIPDQLDILVTMGCGVECPYVPTNHREDWGLDDPSGGPKAGFEITRDIIKEKVIELVKRVKKGEL; this is encoded by the coding sequence ATGAAGAAAGTAATTGCATTTGTATGTGTCCATAACAGTTGTAGAAGCATTATGGCAGAAGGATGGGCTAAAATATTGGGTAAAGATGAACTTGAGGTTTATTCTGCAGGAACTGAGGAATACGATAGTCCAAAAGCAATGGCTCTAGAGGTAATGAATGATGCAGGGATAGATATGAGTTATGCATCAAGCAAATTATTAAGTGAAATTCCAGACCAACTTGATATACTCGTTACTATGGGTTGTGGAGTAGAGTGTCCGTATGTTCCTACTAACCATAGAGAAGACTGGGGTTTAGATGATCCATCAGGCGGTCCTAAAGCAGGATTTGAAATTACTAGAGATATTATAAAGGAAAAAGTTATAGAGTTAGTTAAGAGAGTAAAAAAAGGAGAACTTTAA